AAGCATACACAAAACCcccaagcaacaaaaaaatccaccacaCAACACTACCAGGCATGTTTGTAGCATCATCCCACATTGCCTAGCTTAGGATAAGGTTTTCAGTACACCAATTTCCTTCATCATCAAATCTTAACCAGAAGAAGCAGTTTTTCCTAAAAACTGCTATCTCTGTCTATCTCTGAGCATGTGAATATTATAAGAAAATATTGCAGAGCTTCTTACCTTCTATCAATTTGCTGGTAACATTTCCTAAGCCAGCCTAAACTTGGCATTTTTCTCCGTGTTGTTGCACCATTCAGGTACACTATCATATAGTTCTCTGCTACTAATAGCTCTAAAGTGCCAATTACATACCTGGAGAGACaaacaaaggaaatttcaaTATCCACAATCTTCATCTGAAAGTAATTCCTAGTAGTGctcaaatatattaaaaataacaaaaacccaGAAAGGCAGAGGATGACTTACTTAAATAGATTGTCCATTAGGTATCTGTAGTTAGGCTGGCTGCTCTCAGGCATGAAGCAAACAGCAAACACAACAATGGCATTTAACCCATCACCGTAATAACCTAAAAAGAAATAAGCAGCAGTAGTGACAAAGGTGAAAATACACTGACTACATTTACACAATCTTAAGCATAagctttttcattatttaccTTAAAGAGATGTACACACATCCATATGGACACATTCATACAGTTACAGAAAACATCAAGGTCTCTTTTTCAAGTTTGTCTACTTCTAAAGCAACAGCTGAAGCTGATGTTAATCAAACACTGTATCTATAACCAACATTTCAGTGTACAACCTCAGTAGATTTGATAACATCTTATGTTCTAAAAGTTTAATCAACTTttcttccaacctaaacttcaCAGACTGTTGGGAAGAGCCATGACTTTATTTCTGCTTTACTAGATGGACAGTTAATGTTTTCAATAGTCTAGAAACCAAAAACTTAGGTAGCAGTGACACTGTAGGATAGAGTAAATATATCTTATTGCATAGGTGCATTTTAGTACACGTGACCATGAGTACATTTTGGAACTTTAGTTTCatagagaaaaaattattttatcaacCATGTCTTAACACTGCAACAAATTAATTACTACAAGTCTTCATGCCCAAAGCTCTTCCTGTGCCCCTCCAACTCATCTTAAAGAAACAGTTGCATAACAGTTCCCCAGAGCACATCACCAATCCTTACCACCATGACTGATAACTTTTTTGTACGGTTCAATTGCCTTCATGTCCACCCTGTGGTCCTGCTCTCCGATCCGAAACATTCGCCAGCGGCGACCATCATCCTTCTCCTCTGCCACAGTGTACTCAGCCAGGGAGCCTTTCCTAATGACATCAgtagtttttggttttggaagaTCATCTGCCAAAATGAGAACATGTTGAAGACCCATTATGAATACCATGCATAGTGACAATCAGCTACAACACAAGTTAACCACTTTGCTATCTAATCTATTTTGGTATTCTTCAGCCAGTCAGACACACCCGCTGATGTCATGGATATTTTAATTACACACTCATGTTCGCAGTTATCTGTTGACTGCAATTTTCTCTATTACAAGTATGTGAAAAATTTCCATTCATGGAGAAGCCTAATTAATTTAGGCTTTCAGAACACAGACCCCAATGAATTTcaccaaaataaacaaagtGGTTAACTCCAATGAGAATTACAGAGGTTGATCACAGATTTACATGAAGCATGATTCAAAACATTGAGGTACCTTGCAAGCAGACATGCAGACAAATCTATTGGAAATTAAATCTAATTCACATGTGCAATCAAAATAGATGAAATTTTTGCTGACAGGAATCTGTAAGACAATTTGCTCCAATGAAATTATGATTCTTGACTTTGTTGCATGGACCTTACCCAAAGCGAGAAAAACCTACTGCAAGTTAGTTGTCTGTTCCCGAAACAAAGCTGTTAATTGAAACTATCCTTCCAGGAAAATGAAGGCAGCAGcattaaaggaagaaaagacagaaaccCTTTTCAGccacttttaaaaacaagacaCAAACATCCGGAACATTTCCTTTGCATCACTGCAAAAGCAACCATAAACACCAATTCTTCTTTAAGACAGTGAAAATCCTTTTACAAATTTAAACACACAGTCTCTGTTAAGAAAACTTCCACTGCAATATGCCTTTAGctatttaaaaaccaaaaccacctcCTTATTCTAAAGAGTGCTTATTTCTCCACAGGTAGTGTTTCAAACATAACAGTGAACAGAGAACTTCaggaatttaaattattttattttcaggatgagaaaataataattgagTTTACATATTTACTTATTAGGGACATTCCTAAACCATGAAGTTTACAGATGTTAGAGACTCCAACAATTTGCCCAACACAACTGTTCTTGGCTTCCATAAAGAGGGCCTTAAGACATCATTAAACTCAAAGTTTAAAATTTGTGCTTTAACTCCTACACAAAACacttatctgaaaaaaaaactgttaGAATCTCCAGGTTTTGTCTATAAGATGTAACACCTATTAATGTCTTAAAAACTGAGATCATTACTAGTGTGGCTATAGCTACTTTAAACTCCTATGAAGCAATTTCAGAATTTCTTGACATAAAATAGGGGCTCTTTTACTGCCTCTAGTCAATCTGGAAATATGCATACTCTAAGGCTACTGAGCTTCTGTCATTGTCACCACAGGAAGATTTGAGATCAGGTGTTagttagtatttttaaaaatactattcAGTCCTCCTTAAATTGAAATTCATCAATTTCTGAGTAGGTAATCTATATCCCTTTGTTTGGCTCCTTCCATTTAAAACTCATTTCTAACACATATAAAATACCTTGGGTACTTTTTTCTGTTGTGTGGTTCTTAAAAACTTACTGCAATAGAGGATTTTCCATAACTTCAGGTCTTATAGATTCATATGTAGATGATCTTCACCTAAGTTTACCTGCAGTTACAGCTAGTAACTGCTTGCCTGTTTATTGATCAGATGAGGTCTGATTTGCTCTTTAAAAAGTCACTGCATCTATTTCTAATTCCTAATATAATCACTACCTTTGTATTTCTCCTCTGGTACTACTGAGTCATAGCTATTTCTTATTAGAGAAACAGTCAACctgcacacaaaaaaatattttagaacatCAAACAAAAGAACCAAAATACTCACCTTCCCATTCAAATTCATTACTATTTTCTGAAGGAGTATCTAAATCATCCAAATCAATCTCTCCACTTTCATCCAAGTCATCAGAAAAAAGAGATTCCTCACTGGGATCCAAATTTAAGCTAATATCTGGAGCCATTAGTTTCTTCCTCAATTTGGTTCCATTACCCTCTGTATctaaagaaagcaaattaattttttaaaaattattttattatttttattgctaaaACAAGTTTAAATAAGCATATTACCAAGACAGAAGAGCACAGTTCTTTCTCATAATGCATTATAAATTAATGTCCATAATTTAAACAAGCTATCTTTGGAGTAAGACTTTAATAGGGGATGGAAAGAACAGCAGGTAAAAGTTCTCAAATTACCCATTGCACACACACAGTCTGAGCAGGGGGGCAGACACTACTACACCTGCCTGCTGCATGCAGGTGTCCCAGGAGTTGCTCCAGATATTACACTGAATAAATCTCACAAATAATACAACAGATTCATGTCCCTAGCACTTGCTTTTGTTAGGCTTCAGTGACATCATAACTATCTttgataaaatagaaaattatataccagctgaaaaaaaaaagactgacaGACAACAGTGAGGACATAAAATTAAAGAATCTGTTCTGTGAATACACAGAATGCTTTGAGGTAAAAGGCAAATATTGGCATGATTTAGACAGGAGTTGAAAGCAAGGAATAAAATCAGATTACCAATCCAGCACTGGAAATACTGCAAGTAAACCAGAGAgacaaaatccaaacaaattTTACATGTAAAAACCTCCAAAACTCCAAtcaatgaaacaaaaacaaaaaaccaaaaaaacaaaacccaaacccccaaaacaaaacaagcaataaAATCCCCCCACACCAAGGAGCTTTAAAGCAGCCATTTAAGGAGGAAGCAGTCAGCTGGACTGGAGTGGAATGTTCTTACcagcttcattttctgttccagctgcagccaatGCATCAGACTCAACAGGATCATCCTCTGGCAGGGGCCTGGGACACAAAGAAATTATTGTTACAAACCtgctttaacttttttttaatgccatatATTAAGACTTACACATTACTACAAAAACCCACTGTAAAGTTAGTACTGAATTAACTTTACTTATAGCCTAAATGCAAGATTTCAGTAAACAAACACCAAGGCAGCAGAAAATTCCTTTACAGCATTCAAGTGACCGTCCCATCCTGTGACAAATACCAAAACACTGACTACTACCAGTGTGTCATCCTTAAGAAAACTTGTCATATTCTTGCTTGACAAAATTTGATGTGAAATAAATTACAGAAGTAGTTTAATCATGTTATCATAGAAAGCATCTAAAGCTAATTTTTTTGTAGGACCAAGCATCAGTAGCAGCATTAACTTTTAAAGCCTTTCCTCAGTATTTTGCTTAATGAAATATTTGGGTCACGAGGCACTGGGAGTAATATGCAAACAATGTagttgcaaaatattttcacaggaaataaacaaagccAAGCTTACAaatcttcatttaaaaacactGGAAACGTCAACAGTGGCAATCCTGAAGAAATATGCCACAAAACCTTTTCAAAACTGCTCTATTAAGGTTATTACTGAGTATTAGTTCACCAGGAAGACCAAGAGGTAGCTTATTGCTGATGTTATGTGTTTGATccaaattactttaaaaaagaattcaaaaccTTGGAAAATCTTCATCTTGCCACTCTTCCTTAAACTCAACCCCTTCCATTCTCCAGCTAACTTCAATTGCTAACAGAGACTCCTGATCAGGCAGAACCTCTGGTCTTCAGCACAACGGGCtaaagaggagctgcaggaacataACAGAAGGTGTTAGCTCAATACTGTGGTAATTCCCATACTTCCAACACATCCTTTAACTTATCATCAAGTTGAGGTATtatgcagaataaaaaaaaacaccacagggaaaagttttttatttgtttccattttacttttttttcccccccacacAAAACTGCTTGTGGGAATGGTTTATCATAcaataatttaggttggaagggatttaaTGCAGTCAAGGAAGATCAACCCCTCAGTTAAAATTAAGGCCTTGAGCAATCTGTTCTATCATTTATGATTACACCAGTTCACTCAGATTAACAAAATGTAAGAAACCAGATGTATCTCTAGATTCTATAGGAGATAATTAATAAGTGTATATTTTGAGAAAAAGTCCAGATGGTCAGATCTCAACTACAAGccatttaaaaaggaaaaaaaaaaaaaaaaaagcaacccaaACATTTTAAAGATAACTATTTAAGGCAGTGTTTTTGGAGAACTCACCCTATGATGTGCAAGTAAAGCTGTCGTTTTTCAGGCTCACC
The sequence above is a segment of the Molothrus aeneus isolate 106 chromosome 13, BPBGC_Maene_1.0, whole genome shotgun sequence genome. Coding sequences within it:
- the BNIP2 gene encoding BCL2/adenovirus E1B 19 kDa protein-interacting protein 2 isoform X1, with protein sequence MEGVEFKEEWQDEDFPRPLPEDDPVESDALAAAGTENEADTEGNGTKLRKKLMAPDISLNLDPSEESLFSDDLDESGEIDLDDLDTPSENSNEFEWEDDLPKPKTTDVIRKGSLAEYTVAEEKDDGRRWRMFRIGEQDHRVDMKAIEPYKKVISHGGYYGDGLNAIVVFAVCFMPESSQPNYRYLMDNLFKYVIGTLELLVAENYMIVYLNGATTRRKMPSLGWLRKCYQQIDRRLRKNLKSLIIVHPSWFIRTLLAITKPFISSKFSQKIRYVFTLAELAELIPMEYVGIPECIKQYEEEKFRKKQKRVDQELNGKQEQKSEQ
- the BNIP2 gene encoding BCL2/adenovirus E1B 19 kDa protein-interacting protein 2 isoform X2, which encodes MEGVEFKEEWQDEDFPRPLPEDDPVESDALAAAGTENEADTEGNGTKLRKKLMAPDISLNLDPSEESLFSDDLDESGEIDLDDLDTPSENSNEFEWEDDLPKPKTTDVIRKGSLAEYTVAEEKDDGRRWRMFRIGEQDHRVDMKAIEPYKKVISHGGYYGDGLNAIVVFAVCFMPESSQPNYRYLMDNLFKYVIGTLELLVAENYMIVYLNGATTRRKMPSLGWLRKCYQQIDRRLRKNLKSLIIVHPSWFIRTLLAITKPFISSKFSQKIRYVFTLAELAELIPMEYVGIPECIKQVDQELNGKQEQKSEQ